Proteins encoded within one genomic window of Elusimicrobiota bacterium:
- a CDS encoding tetratricopeptide repeat protein — MVKEKKYTYHKAPFLSLGIIYKIKKQYHKSIQNFNKSIEMNPLSSVGYAHLAEIYETQGDIDKAKEYFEKSAEINPDDYIPFNSLGIIYSQKGMQDEALKYLKKALKLKPNSVDVNFNIGYAYYLSYRYGEALRMLEKVLQLNPNYKNAKFIIPQIKGQK; from the coding sequence ATGGTTAAAGAAAAAAAATATACCTATCATAAAGCGCCGTTTTTAAGTTTGGGAATTATCTATAAAATAAAAAAACAGTATCATAAATCAATACAAAATTTTAATAAGTCGATTGAAATGAATCCGCTTTCATCGGTTGGGTATGCACATCTTGCCGAGATTTATGAAACACAGGGCGATATTGATAAGGCAAAAGAATATTTTGAAAAATCTGCTGAGATAAATCCTGATGATTACATTCCGTTTAATTCACTCGGTATAATTTACAGTCAAAAAGGCATGCAAGATGAAGCATTAAAATATTTAAAAAAAGCGCTGAAACTAAAACCCAATTCTGTAGATGTTAACTTTAATATCGGGTATGCTTACTATTTAAGTTACAGATACGGTGAAGCATTAAGAATGTTGGAAAAGGTGCTCCAACTTAACCCAAATTATAAAAATGCAAAATTTATTATTCCGCAAATCAAAGGGCAAAAATAA